A genomic stretch from Edaphobacter aggregans includes:
- a CDS encoding ComF family protein, translated as MEGVRFAGQFPAEGLLCAPCRLAPPEFERAVAYAAYEDELREMVHLLKYERVRGVARPLGKMLALSVETLEGAAGSDLMAVAVPLFPTKERQRGYNQSVLVAEEALRELKKSRSGWRLRASHGVLRRVRDTQSQFSLTPQGRRRNLRGAFAVEKAAMVAGREVLLVDDIYTTGSTARECARVLRRAGASKVWVATVARAQVEMVALWGASRTARANVASWDAG; from the coding sequence ATGGAGGGAGTTCGGTTTGCCGGGCAGTTTCCGGCTGAGGGTTTGCTTTGTGCGCCTTGCAGGCTGGCTCCTCCGGAGTTTGAGCGGGCGGTCGCTTATGCGGCGTATGAGGATGAACTGCGAGAGATGGTGCATCTGCTGAAGTATGAGCGGGTTCGCGGTGTAGCTCGACCACTGGGGAAGATGCTGGCTCTCTCAGTGGAGACGCTGGAGGGTGCGGCTGGGTCGGATTTGATGGCGGTGGCTGTGCCGCTGTTTCCGACTAAGGAGAGGCAGCGAGGGTATAACCAGTCGGTGTTGGTGGCGGAGGAGGCTCTTCGGGAGTTGAAGAAGAGCAGGTCTGGGTGGAGACTGCGGGCATCGCATGGGGTGCTTCGGAGGGTGCGGGATACGCAGAGCCAGTTTTCGCTGACGCCACAGGGGCGGAGGAGAAATTTGCGCGGGGCCTTTGCTGTCGAAAAGGCTGCGATGGTAGCGGGCCGCGAGGTGCTGCTGGTGGATGACATTTATACGACGGGGTCAACGGCGCGGGAATGCGCTCGGGTGCTGCGTCGTGCGGGGGCGAGCAAGGTGTGGGTGGCGACTGTGGCTCGGGCTCAGGTGGAGATGGTCGCCTTGTGGGGCGCGTCGCGGACAGCACGGGCGAACGTTGCGAGTTGGGATGCAGGGTAA